AGGTCTCGGGATGGCTTCCCCTGCAAGGATTGACGAGATCAATATTCTGCAGGCAACTTACGAAGCCATGCGTCAGGCGATTGGCAATTTGAAAGTCGAGCCGGATCTGCTTTTAAATGATGCAGTTACCATTCCGGAGGTTGTGATTCCACAGGTTCCAATCATCAAGGGAGATGCGAAAAGCGTATCCATCGCTGCAGCAAGTATTGTGGCAAAGGTAACAAGAGATCGTCTGATGGAAGAGTATGATAAGGTACTTCCGGGATATGGATTCGCGTCCAACAAAGGTTATGGATCAGCAGAACATATCAAAGCGCTTCAGACGCTTGGACCGACACCGATCCACAGAAGAAGTTTTATCGGACACTTCGTATAAAAATCCGTCAGAACAGGTAGAAGATCAGATCCAAAAGGCGAATGGAGAATGAAAAAAACCGGCGAAGGACCGGTACAAAATATGAAAAAATAGCAGGTGAATTTCTGGAAAAGCAAGGATATCGGATACTGGAGTATAATTTCCGCTGCCGTTATGCGGAGATTGACATTGTTGCAAAAGACGGAGAATATCTGGTCTTTTGTGAGGTGAAATTTCGCAAAACAGGAGGGCTTTCGGCTGCTCTGGAGGCGGTATCTGTGCCCAAACAGATGCGCCTGTCCGGAGCGGCCGTTTATTATCTGATGAAGAACGGCTGCACAGAGATACCATGCCGCTTCGATGTAATAGGAATCGCGGGGAATAAGATTTCTTTGCGGAAAAATGCATTTGAGTACTGCGGAGATTTTGGAATTGTATGAGTTATGATACCGGGGAAAGGCAGATGGCTGCCTGCAGATATCACAATACGGGAGAGTACAGATGAAAATAGGATTAAAATATAAAAACGAGGAGCATATCTTTGACGAATGCATAAGTGCTGGCGTACCATTTCTCAAATATCCGATCCTTGAAAAGGAAGGGCTTGTAGAACATGGAATTTCGACCAGACTTGGAGGAGTGAGTGAAGGTTTCCTGGGAAGCATGAACCTGAGCTATACCAGAGGGGATGATCCCGCGCATGTGGACGAGAATTACAGAAGAATAGCAGCTGCAATCGGCGTGAAGCCGGAGCATATGGTCTGCACGCATCAGACCCATACGACGAACGTACGGATCGTGACAAGAGAAGATGCCGGCAAAGGTGTTACAAGAGAAAAAGATTACACAGATGTAGATGGACTGATCACAAATGTACCGGGGATCTGTCTGGTGACATTTTACGCGGACTGTGTACCGCTTCTGTTTCTGGATCCGGTGAAAAAGGTGGTAGCATCAAGCCATTCCGGCTGGAGAGGCACTGTGAACCGGATGGGACAGGTGACGGTTGAAAAGATGCAGAAAGAATTCGGTTGTGATCCAAAGAATATCCTTG
The sequence above is drawn from the Coprococcus comes ATCC 27758 genome and encodes:
- a CDS encoding YraN family protein, producing the protein MENEKNRRRTGTKYEKIAGEFLEKQGYRILEYNFRCRYAEIDIVAKDGEYLVFCEVKFRKTGGLSAALEAVSVPKQMRLSGAAVYYLMKNGCTEIPCRFDVIGIAGNKISLRKNAFEYCGDFGIV
- the pgeF gene encoding peptidoglycan editing factor PgeF, with amino-acid sequence MKIGLKYKNEEHIFDECISAGVPFLKYPILEKEGLVEHGISTRLGGVSEGFLGSMNLSYTRGDDPAHVDENYRRIAAAIGVKPEHMVCTHQTHTTNVRIVTREDAGKGVTREKDYTDVDGLITNVPGICLVTFYADCVPLLFLDPVKKVVASSHSGWRGTVNRMGQVTVEKMQKEFGCDPKNILACVGPSICQECYEVSEDVIDMFRANFRESEYDRLFYAKENGKFQLDLWKANELVLTDAGIRPEHMAVTNVCTCCNPELLFSHRASKGKRGNLAAFIALKEG